From a single Lactococcus allomyrinae genomic region:
- a CDS encoding helicase C-terminal domain-containing protein translates to MTRYAVVDLEATDAHSSENKIIQIGIALVEDGAIIGTYATDVNPHELLMPRISELTGLSDERLSLAPDFSKVASKVRKVLEDCIFVAHNAKFDYGLLEKSFLNIGLEFPPMPRIDTVDLARVFYPTFEKYGLESLSEKLNLSHEHPHAALSDAYATAELLLKIEIKIQKLPRASLEELLRHSDNLLYESKLFLQEQLPKTALHSDEIMLVHNIATKKFTDKTSVSADNNLSASFAENISKLELSVREKQAKLAKIMEAELAFPQATFIEAPTGMGKTYGYLLPLLMADKKVVISTATKVLQSQLLRDVGPKLEHTFGIKMSKIIGTRNYISLDKFSKLLLNNTDGKNFEIFKMKVLVWLTETTTGELDELSKVMTNAEYFAAISHDGSINTKQFHYEQDFWLRAQEKAKVSQVEVVNHAYLVERLADYPENFLEHRILVVDEAQQLFPIMENAGQQSVKITDELVKIDIENSENPQLIKRLEESLVFQLNKKELNLEKIKIDAEELKLSALTEILSVPNSIIWRKNDKIFASKQDFYNFSKLIPKETKLFMLGATLSLSKDKPSFPDLLGFDDYRFFKIDGEQAKNQELFALIDGPNVKNTSVVDYSNYTADVIAELATLNLPIIVLFTSKISLTFVAEKLSADGFNILAQEINGTPAQLKKKFDKGESKILLGLGSFWEGVDFDKQNRSLLVIPRLPFATPDDILTKKYAAKFENPFYDFNVPMATLKLRQALGRVNRRKNQYSSIIVLDKRLSGKSYAKKMRKNLSEALPVKKLGLHDAISEIRKFLI, encoded by the coding sequence ATGACTCGATATGCTGTGGTGGATCTGGAAGCGACCGATGCTCATAGTAGTGAAAATAAGATTATACAGATTGGGATTGCGCTGGTTGAAGATGGTGCGATTATTGGAACTTATGCAACAGATGTCAATCCTCATGAGTTGCTTATGCCAAGGATTAGTGAGCTGACAGGGTTGTCAGATGAACGTTTGAGTTTGGCACCAGATTTTTCAAAAGTTGCATCAAAAGTGAGAAAAGTTTTAGAAGATTGTATCTTTGTTGCTCATAATGCAAAGTTTGATTATGGACTTTTGGAAAAGAGTTTTCTAAATATTGGTTTAGAATTTCCTCCGATGCCGCGGATTGATACTGTTGATTTAGCGCGTGTTTTCTATCCTACTTTTGAAAAATATGGTTTGGAAAGTCTAAGTGAAAAATTAAATCTTTCTCATGAGCATCCTCACGCAGCGCTCTCTGATGCGTATGCAACAGCCGAACTTTTATTAAAAATAGAAATCAAAATTCAAAAATTGCCAAGAGCAAGCTTGGAAGAATTACTTCGACATTCAGACAACTTGCTTTATGAAAGTAAACTTTTCTTACAAGAACAATTGCCCAAGACAGCGCTACATTCTGATGAAATAATGCTTGTTCACAATATTGCAACGAAAAAATTTACTGACAAAACTTCTGTCAGTGCTGACAATAATCTGTCAGCAAGTTTTGCAGAAAATATCAGTAAACTAGAGCTGTCAGTACGTGAAAAACAAGCAAAATTGGCAAAAATAATGGAAGCCGAATTGGCATTTCCACAAGCGACTTTCATTGAAGCGCCTACGGGAATGGGAAAAACTTATGGTTACCTACTTCCGTTACTCATGGCAGATAAAAAAGTAGTTATTTCCACAGCGACAAAAGTTTTACAAAGTCAGTTGCTCCGAGATGTCGGACCAAAGTTGGAACACACCTTTGGCATAAAAATGTCCAAAATTATTGGGACAAGAAATTATATTTCACTTGATAAGTTCTCAAAACTCTTGCTCAATAATACAGATGGGAAAAATTTTGAAATTTTCAAAATGAAAGTGTTAGTCTGGCTCACTGAAACGACAACAGGAGAGCTTGATGAACTATCAAAAGTTATGACAAACGCTGAATATTTTGCTGCAATCAGTCATGATGGATCTATTAATACCAAGCAATTTCATTATGAGCAAGATTTCTGGTTACGAGCACAAGAAAAAGCAAAAGTTTCCCAAGTTGAAGTTGTCAATCATGCCTATCTTGTTGAGCGTCTTGCTGATTATCCGGAAAACTTTCTTGAACATCGTATTCTAGTTGTTGATGAGGCGCAGCAACTTTTTCCGATTATGGAAAATGCTGGTCAACAATCTGTCAAAATTACTGATGAACTCGTCAAGATAGACATTGAAAATTCAGAAAATCCACAGTTGATTAAACGCCTAGAAGAAAGTCTTGTCTTTCAACTCAATAAAAAAGAGCTAAATTTAGAAAAAATAAAAATAGATGCAGAAGAATTAAAGCTGTCAGCACTGACAGAAATTCTGTCAGTACCAAATAGCATTATTTGGCGCAAAAATGACAAAATTTTTGCAAGTAAACAAGATTTTTATAACTTCAGTAAGCTTATCCCAAAAGAAACAAAGCTATTTATGCTCGGAGCAACCTTATCGCTGTCAAAAGATAAGCCGTCCTTTCCTGATTTATTAGGATTTGATGACTATCGTTTCTTCAAGATTGATGGGGAACAAGCAAAAAATCAAGAATTATTTGCACTTATTGACGGCCCCAATGTCAAGAATACTAGTGTTGTTGATTACTCAAATTATACGGCCGATGTTATTGCAGAGCTTGCAACGCTTAATTTGCCTATCATTGTCCTCTTTACTTCCAAAATTTCATTGACTTTTGTGGCAGAAAAACTGTCTGCAGACGGTTTTAATATTTTGGCTCAAGAAATCAATGGCACACCTGCACAACTCAAGAAAAAATTTGATAAAGGTGAAAGTAAAATTTTACTTGGCTTGGGTTCATTTTGGGAAGGAGTGGATTTTGATAAACAAAACCGCTCGCTGTTAGTCATTCCAAGACTTCCTTTCGCAACACCAGATGATATTTTGACAAAAAAATATGCTGCAAAATTTGAGAATCCTTTTTATGATTTTAATGTTCCAATGGCAACACTAAAACTACGACAAGCGTTGGGAAGAGTCAATCGTAGAAAAAATCAGTATTCTAGTATTATAGTTCTTGACAAGCGTTTATCAGGAAAATCTTATGCAAAAAAAATGCGTAAAAATTTGTCAGAAGCGCTACCAGTCAAAAAGCTTGGCTTACACGATGCTATCAGCGAAATCAGAAAATTTTTGATATAA
- the asnS gene encoding asparagine--tRNA ligase, with the protein MKDLISIIDVKKHVGETVKIGAWVADKSGKGKLQFLQLRDGTAFFQAVVFKPNMIEKYGEEIGVAKFDAIKHLSQETSVYVTGIVKEDARSKFGYELDVTDLEVIGASQDYPITPKEHGVEFLLDNRHLWLRSKRQMAIMQIRNAIIYASYDFFAKNGFIKFDSPILSGNAAENTTELFETDYFGNPAFLSQSGQLYLEAGAMALGRVFDFGPVFRAEKSKTRRHLTEFWMMDAEYPFVTHDESLDIQEAYVKALLQGVLDNAAYALETLERDTSLLQKYIDTPFMRVSYDDAIDLLQVHEHDEDTDYEHVEHGDDFGSPHETWLSNFYGVPTFVINYPASFKAFYMRPVPGNPERVLCADLLAPEGYGEIIGGSERETDYDLLLQKIADFGLNPADYEWYLELRKFGSVPHAGFGLGLERMVTFAAGTEHIREAIPFPRMINRIKP; encoded by the coding sequence ATGAAAGACTTAATTTCAATCATTGATGTGAAAAAACACGTCGGTGAAACAGTAAAAATCGGCGCTTGGGTCGCTGACAAATCTGGTAAAGGGAAACTTCAATTTCTCCAATTGCGCGACGGGACAGCGTTTTTCCAAGCGGTCGTCTTCAAGCCAAATATGATTGAAAAATATGGCGAAGAAATTGGAGTTGCCAAGTTTGATGCAATCAAACACTTATCCCAAGAAACTTCTGTTTATGTGACAGGTATAGTTAAAGAAGATGCACGCTCAAAATTTGGCTATGAACTGGATGTGACTGATCTTGAAGTTATAGGAGCTTCACAAGATTATCCAATCACGCCAAAAGAGCATGGGGTTGAGTTTTTATTAGATAATCGTCATCTTTGGTTGCGTTCAAAACGTCAAATGGCAATTATGCAAATCCGCAATGCCATTATCTATGCCAGCTATGATTTCTTTGCGAAAAATGGTTTTATTAAGTTTGACTCTCCGATTCTTTCAGGTAATGCGGCTGAAAATACGACAGAACTTTTTGAAACGGACTATTTTGGCAATCCTGCATTTTTAAGTCAATCTGGACAACTTTATCTTGAAGCTGGTGCCATGGCACTTGGTCGCGTTTTTGACTTTGGCCCTGTTTTCCGTGCAGAAAAATCTAAAACTCGTCGTCACTTAACGGAGTTTTGGATGATGGATGCTGAGTATCCTTTTGTGACACATGATGAATCTTTGGATATTCAAGAAGCTTATGTCAAAGCTTTGTTACAAGGTGTTTTGGATAATGCAGCTTATGCGTTAGAAACACTTGAACGTGATACCAGTCTTTTACAAAAATATATTGATACGCCATTTATGAGAGTATCTTACGATGATGCAATAGATTTGTTACAAGTACACGAACACGATGAAGATACAGACTATGAACACGTAGAGCATGGCGATGATTTTGGCTCTCCACATGAAACTTGGTTGTCAAACTTTTACGGTGTCCCAACCTTTGTGATTAATTATCCAGCAAGCTTTAAGGCCTTTTATATGCGTCCAGTACCTGGTAATCCTGAGCGTGTCCTCTGTGCCGACTTGCTTGCACCAGAAGGTTATGGAGAGATTATCGGTGGTTCTGAGCGTGAGACAGATTATGATTTGTTGCTTCAGAAAATTGCTGACTTTGGTCTAAATCCAGCAGACTACGAATGGTACTTGGAGCTTCGTAAATTTGGTTCAGTACCTCACGCAGGCTTTGGACTTGGACTTGAGCGAATGGTTACTTTTGCAGCAGGGACAGAACATATCCGTGAAGCAATTCCATTCCCACGAATGATTAATCGTATCAAACCTTAA
- a CDS encoding DUF5590 domain-containing protein, which produces MKNRKMTRHSQIIIGVLTVILAIYLATALFFWKSMNPYHSMRAQAITIAKKKTDLKTPEAFDIATTDTTTYSIVGIDKDNKEIGVLIPKKAGTITVVNLNEGVSPSTLTTKNTKSVVLALYKNKPAWEVNNSNGFKVYDFKSGKALID; this is translated from the coding sequence ATGAAAAATCGAAAAATGACTCGTCATTCGCAGATTATTATAGGGGTATTGACAGTAATCTTAGCGATTTATCTTGCCACCGCTCTTTTCTTTTGGAAAAGTATGAATCCTTATCATTCAATGCGAGCACAGGCTATTACAATTGCCAAGAAAAAAACCGATTTAAAGACTCCCGAAGCATTTGACATCGCAACGACAGATACAACGACCTATTCCATTGTCGGAATCGATAAAGATAACAAAGAGATTGGTGTTCTAATACCCAAAAAAGCGGGTACGATAACCGTTGTGAATCTCAATGAAGGCGTCTCTCCATCAACCTTAACAACAAAGAATACAAAGTCTGTCGTGCTTGCACTTTATAAAAATAAGCCAGCTTGGGAAGTAAATAATAGTAATGGCTTCAAAGTGTATGATTTTAAATCAGGAAAAGCTCTTATAGATTAG
- a CDS encoding GIY-YIG nuclease family protein → MLDKNEAKKSYKLAEKIGGIVAYKNLSTGKKYIDIAPDLGGAKNRFEFARKTGNGLPYAIEKDAKNGDFEFEVLEELKKDELQSDKAFKEDLKILKEIWLEKFSEEELY, encoded by the coding sequence ATGCTTGATAAAAATGAAGCAAAAAAATCTTACAAGCTCGCAGAGAAAATTGGCGGCATTGTAGCCTACAAAAACCTAAGTACAGGTAAAAAATATATTGATATTGCACCCGATTTAGGGGGTGCAAAAAATCGTTTTGAGTTTGCAAGAAAAACGGGGAATGGCTTACCTTATGCTATTGAAAAAGATGCAAAAAATGGAGATTTTGAATTCGAAGTTTTAGAAGAACTCAAAAAAGACGAACTTCAAAGTGATAAAGCATTTAAAGAGGATTTAAAAATTCTAAAAGAAATTTGGTTAGAAAAATTCTCGGAAGAGGAATTATACTAA
- the rpmI gene encoding 50S ribosomal protein L35 — translation MPKQKTHRASAKRFKRTGSGGLKRFRAYTSHRFHGKTVKQRRQLRKARMVSKGDFKRIKRMIATMR, via the coding sequence ATGCCAAAACAAAAAACTCACCGTGCGTCTGCTAAACGTTTCAAACGTACAGGTTCAGGCGGTCTCAAACGCTTCCGCGCTTATACATCACACCGTTTCCACGGTAAGACTGTAAAACAACGTCGCCAACTTCGTAAAGCACGTATGGTTTCTAAAGGAGACTTCAAACGTATCAAACGTATGATTGCGACTATGCGTTAA
- a CDS encoding pyridoxal phosphate-dependent aminotransferase: MKKCSDFVLKMDESVTLAAANRAKELKTQGKDIIDLTLGQPDFPTPKKIGNAAIAAIENGKASFYTQAGGLPELKAAVQGYWQRFYGYEIDKQEILITTGAKFALYTYFMATLDPDDEVIIPAPYWVSYVDQVKMAGGKPIIVKAQQENHFKVTVEQLEAAKTNKTKILLLNSPSNPTGMVYSKEELKHIGEWAVANDLLILADDIYHQLVYNGAKFTAISSLSDEIRERTMVINGASKTYAMTGWRIGVAVGDSEIISAMTKIASQTTSNPTAVAQYAAIEAFSGADEDFKKMHAAFEERLNVIYPKLAEISGFEVVKPNGAFYLFPKVLEAMKIKGYNDVTEFTTAILEEAGVALVTGAGFGAKENVRLSYSTDLETLEEAVKRIKEWMDA, encoded by the coding sequence ATGAAAAAATGTTCTGATTTTGTATTAAAAATGGATGAGTCTGTAACCCTAGCAGCAGCAAATCGTGCAAAGGAATTAAAAACTCAAGGCAAAGATATTATAGACCTTACACTAGGTCAGCCTGATTTTCCAACACCTAAAAAAATTGGAAACGCAGCAATTGCTGCAATAGAAAATGGCAAAGCGAGTTTTTATACACAAGCAGGAGGTTTACCTGAACTTAAAGCTGCGGTGCAAGGTTATTGGCAGAGATTTTATGGTTATGAAATTGACAAACAAGAGATTTTGATTACCACTGGAGCAAAATTTGCTCTTTATACCTATTTTATGGCAACGCTTGACCCTGATGATGAAGTGATTATCCCTGCACCTTATTGGGTTTCCTATGTAGACCAAGTTAAAATGGCGGGAGGTAAGCCTATCATTGTAAAGGCTCAACAAGAGAACCATTTTAAAGTCACAGTTGAGCAGTTAGAAGCTGCCAAAACGAATAAAACTAAAATTTTGCTACTTAACTCTCCATCCAATCCGACAGGAATGGTTTACTCAAAAGAAGAGTTAAAACATATTGGAGAATGGGCAGTTGCAAATGATTTATTGATTTTAGCAGATGATATCTACCATCAATTAGTTTATAATGGTGCGAAATTTACAGCTATATCTAGCCTTTCGGATGAAATTCGGGAGCGTACGATGGTCATCAACGGAGCATCGAAAACCTATGCGATGACGGGCTGGCGAATTGGTGTTGCTGTTGGAGATTCAGAAATTATCAGTGCAATGACTAAAATTGCAAGTCAAACGACGTCCAATCCTACAGCCGTTGCGCAATATGCAGCTATCGAAGCTTTTTCTGGAGCAGATGAGGATTTTAAGAAAATGCACGCTGCTTTTGAAGAACGACTAAATGTGATTTATCCAAAACTTGCAGAAATTTCTGGTTTTGAAGTCGTTAAACCAAATGGAGCGTTCTATCTCTTCCCTAAAGTGCTAGAGGCGATGAAAATTAAAGGCTATAATGATGTGACTGAGTTTACTACAGCAATTCTTGAAGAAGCAGGCGTTGCTCTGGTAACAGGTGCTGGCTTTGGTGCTAAAGAAAATGTTCGTTTGAGCTATTCGACAGACTTAGAAACTCTAGAAGAAGCAGTAAAGCGAATTAAGGAGTGGATGGATGCTTGA
- a CDS encoding universal stress protein, with protein sequence MLDNYKKILVGLDGSVEATKAFDKAVATALRNDAELVIANIIDLRAFQSISAYDSVVADDTHKGAENLIRDFADDAQKAGVKSVKTRVEFGSPKVMLGQTLPKEENIDLIVLGATGLSYIERIFIGSVADYIIKNAPCDVLVVRQ encoded by the coding sequence ATGTTAGATAACTACAAAAAAATTCTCGTCGGACTTGATGGTTCAGTAGAAGCTACCAAAGCTTTTGACAAAGCTGTAGCAACTGCTCTACGTAATGATGCCGAACTCGTCATCGCCAACATCATTGACCTTCGCGCCTTCCAATCCATCTCAGCTTATGACTCCGTAGTCGCTGATGACACGCATAAAGGGGCTGAAAACCTGATTCGTGACTTTGCTGACGATGCCCAAAAAGCAGGCGTTAAGAGTGTAAAAACTCGCGTTGAATTTGGCTCACCAAAAGTAATGCTTGGTCAAACACTTCCAAAAGAGGAAAACATTGATCTTATCGTCCTAGGTGCTACAGGTCTTTCTTACATCGAAAGAATTTTCATTGGTTCTGTTGCCGATTATATTATAAAAAATGCGCCTTGCGACGTCCTTGTTGTTCGTCAATAA
- the rplT gene encoding 50S ribosomal protein L20 — MARVKGSVATRKRRKRILKLAKGYYGAKHKLFKTAKEQVMNSYYYAFRDRRQKKRDFRKLWIARINAAARMNGLSYSKLMHGLKLADIEVNRKMLADLAIADSAAFTALADAAKAALAK; from the coding sequence ATGGCACGTGTTAAAGGTAGCGTTGCAACTCGCAAACGCCGTAAACGTATTTTGAAGCTCGCTAAAGGTTATTACGGAGCTAAACATAAACTCTTCAAGACTGCTAAAGAGCAAGTTATGAACTCTTACTACTATGCATTCCGCGATCGTCGTCAAAAGAAACGCGACTTCCGTAAACTTTGGATTGCACGTATCAATGCGGCTGCACGTATGAATGGTCTTTCATACAGCAAGTTGATGCATGGTTTGAAATTGGCTGATATTGAAGTGAACCGTAAAATGCTTGCTGACTTAGCAATCGCAGATAGCGCTGCATTTACTGCACTTGCTGATGCTGCTAAAGCTGCACTTGCAAAATAA
- a CDS encoding bifunctional lysylphosphatidylglycerol flippase/synthetase MprF has product MFRLRNSLQNIAIFLSVLMSFTSVAGLYIWHLHPLGVARTQSFYNYIAPYGIMAHHLLAFTVGVLGLLVSVNLYRRVRSAWILGMIGQSMLFTLHLYYTGTLFSVSSLISLFILFVLGFTAKDFRRVPKRRETWRAIGLSLIPFGLALFNAILSLTFLRRDYAGTADFLLALKHSVRFLLLMDTHGADFIQHENFLYTVSLIAMSWISLSIAFILILKPLVYNPIVNGRERAHVSNLVHEYGQNPMAYLALEKDKDYFFGEMINGVVAYMVVNNVMVVCGDMICKEEEAVVFMGEITRFAHKNGWKLLFLDITEKLRHAYEDFGFGLIKIGEDACIRLENYDMRGKKAAKARANINHARRLGITVEEYQPLVKREVEVEQGLNHISKEWFKVKGAELGFMLGDLSLESPYKRRYFYAKDAKGKLIAMVVFVPYEGGAAYMADVTRRLPDAPNGTMEIIMFEAFSKMRTEGVTWGNLGLCPLANIGSEDNSVTNQLLQFIYENMNGVYGFKGLYQAKKKFAPTDWQERFIAYAPKPFGFSYAYAIIKAQNPKGINKLLLEKLRIKTVSKEDK; this is encoded by the coding sequence ATGTTTCGTTTAAGAAATAGTTTACAAAATATAGCCATTTTTTTGTCGGTTTTAATGAGTTTTACGAGTGTAGCTGGGCTTTATATCTGGCATTTACACCCTTTGGGAGTAGCTAGGACACAAAGTTTTTATAATTATATTGCTCCTTATGGGATTATGGCGCATCATCTGCTTGCTTTTACGGTAGGAGTTTTGGGGTTATTAGTTTCTGTTAATCTTTATCGTAGGGTTCGTTCTGCTTGGATTTTAGGGATGATTGGGCAGTCCATGCTGTTTACTTTGCATCTTTACTATACTGGGACTTTGTTTTCCGTATCTTCCTTAATCTCTTTATTTATACTTTTTGTTTTAGGATTTACTGCTAAGGACTTTAGAAGAGTGCCTAAACGGAGAGAAACTTGGCGAGCGATTGGTTTGAGTTTGATTCCTTTTGGACTGGCTTTGTTCAATGCAATTTTGAGTTTGACTTTTTTGAGAAGAGATTATGCTGGGACAGCTGATTTTTTATTGGCTTTGAAACACTCTGTGCGTTTTTTACTTTTGATGGACACTCATGGGGCTGATTTTATACAGCATGAGAATTTTTTATATACTGTTAGTCTGATTGCTATGAGTTGGATTTCTTTAAGTATTGCATTTATTTTGATTTTGAAGCCTTTGGTTTACAACCCAATTGTTAATGGGCGCGAGCGTGCTCATGTTTCAAATTTAGTTCATGAGTATGGGCAAAATCCGATGGCTTATCTTGCTTTAGAGAAAGATAAGGATTATTTTTTTGGTGAGATGATTAACGGTGTGGTTGCCTACATGGTTGTTAATAATGTGATGGTTGTTTGTGGAGATATGATTTGTAAAGAGGAAGAAGCTGTTGTGTTTATGGGCGAGATTACCCGTTTTGCACATAAGAATGGCTGGAAATTGCTTTTTCTTGATATTACTGAGAAACTCAGGCACGCTTACGAAGATTTTGGTTTTGGGTTGATTAAGATTGGAGAAGATGCTTGTATTCGCTTGGAAAATTATGATATGAGGGGAAAGAAGGCAGCCAAGGCGCGAGCAAATATTAATCATGCGAGACGGTTGGGAATTACTGTGGAAGAGTATCAACCGTTAGTAAAACGAGAGGTGGAGGTTGAGCAAGGACTTAATCACATCTCGAAAGAGTGGTTTAAGGTAAAAGGTGCTGAGCTTGGCTTTATGTTAGGAGATTTATCTCTTGAGAGTCCTTATAAAAGACGATATTTTTATGCAAAAGATGCAAAGGGAAAACTGATTGCAATGGTTGTTTTTGTTCCTTATGAAGGTGGAGCAGCTTATATGGCTGATGTGACACGTAGACTCCCTGATGCACCAAATGGGACAATGGAAATTATTATGTTTGAAGCTTTTTCTAAAATGCGTACAGAGGGTGTGACATGGGGAAATTTGGGGCTATGTCCGCTTGCAAATATTGGTTCTGAGGACAATTCTGTGACCAATCAACTTTTACAGTTTATTTATGAAAATATGAATGGTGTCTATGGTTTTAAAGGGCTTTATCAGGCAAAGAAGAAATTTGCTCCGACGGATTGGCAGGAGCGTTTTATTGCTTATGCTCCCAAACCATTCGGTTTTAGCTATGCTTATGCTATTATCAAAGCTCAGAATCCTAAGGGAATTAATAAACTTTTGCTAGAAAAATTACGGATAAAAACAGTGAGCAAGGAGGATAAATGA
- a CDS encoding MurR/RpiR family transcriptional regulator, which translates to MAFLGKVDFKKLTETEKSIYNYLRDNFEKIPYMHVRDIALEAHAGSSSVMRLIRKLGYDSYYNFQEFVENQQMKSTADSDMFRLLSASHYPTELIGKCRQLSEMMIKADSIIFFGLGASGNICRYATRRFATLNLNASALTDMTYPLDSRLIESQDSLIIVFSISGETGELLEVLQHVKNKDKVLIASVTPHDESTLARISNISINYKVEERRINLYGDLTSQIPAIFIIEVLSEMILEEK; encoded by the coding sequence ATGGCATTTTTAGGGAAAGTAGATTTTAAAAAATTAACGGAGACTGAGAAATCAATCTATAATTATTTACGTGATAATTTTGAAAAAATTCCCTATATGCATGTCAGAGATATCGCGTTAGAGGCTCATGCTGGCTCATCTAGTGTTATGAGACTGATTCGTAAACTAGGTTACGATTCGTATTATAATTTTCAAGAGTTTGTTGAAAATCAGCAAATGAAATCAACTGCTGACAGTGATATGTTTCGTCTATTGTCAGCAAGTCACTATCCCACAGAACTAATAGGAAAATGTCGTCAATTATCAGAAATGATGATAAAAGCTGATAGTATTATCTTTTTTGGTCTTGGCGCATCAGGGAATATTTGCCGATATGCAACTCGCAGGTTTGCGACGTTAAACCTCAATGCTTCAGCATTGACAGATATGACCTATCCTTTGGATTCTCGTCTCATAGAATCACAAGATAGTTTAATTATTGTTTTTTCAATTTCTGGAGAAACGGGGGAACTACTTGAGGTATTGCAGCATGTAAAAAATAAAGATAAGGTTTTGATTGCGTCAGTTACACCCCATGATGAAAGTACTTTAGCAAGAATAAGCAATATCTCTATAAACTACAAAGTAGAAGAACGTCGTATTAATCTTTATGGAGATTTAACAAGCCAAATTCCAGCAATATTTATAATAGAAGTATTATCTGAGATGATTTTGGAAGAAAAATAG
- a CDS encoding FAD-dependent oxidoreductase — MKVIIIGGSHAGIACARRAKEEFPDAQITIYEKQKEISFISQSIPLYLMGHNDILKNGGYTTIKELEAQGIQVKAQSVVRNIDTLTKQIFFTQKGSNNVETATYDKLVLATGSYPLLPMFSGEFKERLIVVKNIEDAKRIRYLFETAKRIIVVGGGFIGVELSRILASHGIKITLIQAHSYLLDKYLDEPAARNIEALMQSEGIDIQLSTFPVDIREEENKETGTALNLYTDHYEKFEADAIIYSVGFRPNSFLLANQVELGDMGAIEVDDYMQTSHQDVFAVGDCATSKVNRVKGRRYLPHASEAIRQGGIAAINLAGPKQKIIPSEGTYSMNLDGRTLCATGLNKKNAEAEGLECGMVHYRNDFLNSDEYTNIWLVYERKTHKILGVQVEGTAEGIAIYADLISLAIQQNLAIEDVEFSDFYFKHGYKNPNGMIKTLAQLIRQEDPKP; from the coding sequence ATGAAAGTGATTATTATCGGGGGTTCTCATGCAGGGATTGCCTGTGCTAGAAGGGCGAAAGAAGAATTTCCTGATGCACAAATTACAATTTATGAAAAACAAAAAGAAATAAGCTTTATCTCACAAAGTATTCCGCTCTACTTGATGGGGCACAATGATATTCTAAAAAATGGTGGTTATACCACTATAAAAGAATTAGAAGCACAAGGAATTCAAGTTAAAGCACAGTCTGTCGTACGAAATATTGATACACTTACTAAACAAATATTTTTTACACAAAAAGGAAGCAATAACGTAGAGACTGCGACTTATGATAAGCTTGTCTTAGCAACAGGCTCTTATCCGTTGTTACCAATGTTTAGTGGTGAATTTAAAGAACGCTTAATTGTTGTGAAAAATATTGAAGATGCCAAGCGAATTAGATATTTATTTGAAACAGCTAAACGAATAATTGTAGTTGGCGGAGGTTTCATTGGTGTTGAGCTTTCACGTATTTTAGCTTCACATGGGATAAAGATTACTCTCATTCAAGCGCATAGTTATTTACTTGATAAATATTTGGATGAGCCTGCGGCTAGAAACATTGAAGCTTTAATGCAGTCAGAAGGAATCGATATCCAACTATCGACATTTCCAGTAGACATTCGTGAAGAAGAAAATAAAGAAACTGGAACAGCTCTAAACCTTTATACAGACCATTACGAAAAATTTGAAGCAGATGCAATCATTTATTCCGTTGGTTTTCGACCCAACTCATTTCTTCTTGCCAATCAAGTTGAACTTGGTGATATGGGAGCGATAGAAGTTGACGATTATATGCAGACGAGTCATCAGGATGTCTTTGCCGTTGGAGATTGTGCCACATCAAAAGTTAATCGTGTCAAGGGACGACGTTACCTTCCTCACGCAAGTGAAGCAATTCGTCAAGGTGGAATTGCAGCAATTAATCTGGCAGGACCAAAACAAAAAATTATTCCTTCAGAAGGAACCTATAGTATGAATCTGGATGGTCGAACATTATGTGCAACAGGTTTAAACAAAAAGAATGCCGAAGCAGAAGGTCTTGAATGTGGCATGGTTCATTATCGAAATGATTTTCTTAACTCGGATGAATATACTAATATTTGGTTAGTTTATGAAAGAAAGACACATAAAATTTTAGGAGTTCAAGTTGAAGGAACTGCTGAAGGAATCGCAATTTATGCTGACCTTATCTCATTAGCAATTCAACAAAATCTTGCAATTGAAGATGTTGAATTTAGCGATTTTTACTTTAAACACGGTTATAAAAATCCAAATGGAATGATTAAAACGTTAGCTCAACTCATTCGTCAAGAAGACCCAAAACCCTAA